CGAGAACGGTCATTTCACGATGATGCTGTTCGACCAGCCCCTCTGAACGAAGCCTCTTGAGCGTCCGATTGATGTGCACGGCTGTCATGCCGGTCGCGTCCGCAAGCTCTTCCTGCGTGATAGGGAGGCTGAAGGTATCATCTTCTACGAGGCCAACCGCCTTCATCCGCAGGTGCATCTCGCAGAGAATGTGAGCGACGGCTTCATAAGCGTCGCGACGACCCACGTTGACGATCCACTCCCGAAGGACGGCGGAGTCGATCAGTGTCATTCTCCACAGGCCCTTTGTTAGCGCCGTTCTCTCCGAGGTGATCCTCTCCAGCACTTCAGGATCGAGATGGGCGACCCTGCACGGCGTCAGTGCACCGATGGCGTGATCCATCTTCTCTAGGATGTCTACGTGGAGGTCGCAAAAGTCGCCCGGGATCAGGAACGCGGTAATTTGGCGCGACCCGTCAGGTAGCACCGTGTAACGTGCTGCCCAACCTTCAAGAATCAAATGGACTTTGTCGGGAACTTCACCATTGCGGACGATGTCTCGCTTTGCGCCCACCTCCGTTACATCTTCCGAGCAAAGCGCATCAACGAGCACCCGATCCTCATGGGCAAGGTCGACCACTTGCTCCAGTTTACAGGTCAGCGGGTTATACAGCATGGCTGGACAACTATCGATGAATTGCGTCGCACTCAAGCATCAAGAAGCCCGTCTTCCGCCACGAGTGGAACGT
The nucleotide sequence above comes from Sphingosinicella sp. BN140058. Encoded proteins:
- a CDS encoding Crp/Fnr family transcriptional regulator, whose amino-acid sequence is MLYNPLTCKLEQVVDLAHEDRVLVDALCSEDVTEVGAKRDIVRNGEVPDKVHLILEGWAARYTVLPDGSRQITAFLIPGDFCDLHVDILEKMDHAIGALTPCRVAHLDPEVLERITSERTALTKGLWRMTLIDSAVLREWIVNVGRRDAYEAVAHILCEMHLRMKAVGLVEDDTFSLPITQEELADATGMTAVHINRTLKRLRSEGLVEQHHREMTVLDVGGLREAGGFNDDYLHLRQSRRGRGHPA